Proteins encoded in a region of the Verrucomicrobiota bacterium genome:
- a CDS encoding type II toxin-antitoxin system VapB family antitoxin, with product MKTTIDIDESKLRSLMELRGFKTRKEAIDHALTEAERQAKLDWVFSADEDEDLEEPVIDPNYDLKKMREMDKPNYPPGKNSWD from the coding sequence ATGAAGACCACCATTGATATCGATGAGAGCAAGCTGAGGAGCCTGATGGAACTGCGCGGCTTCAAAACGCGCAAGGAAGCGATCGATCACGCGCTGACCGAGGCGGAGCGGCAGGCCAAACTTGATTGGGTCTTCTCGGCGGATGAGGACGAGGACCTGGAGGAGCCGGTCATTGATCCCAACTATGATCTCAAGAAAATGCGGGAAATGGACAAGCCCAATTATCCCCCTGGGAAGAATTCTTGGGACTGA
- a CDS encoding ADP-ribosylglycohydrolase family protein translates to MLSSRISGCLWGAVIGDALGVPVEFEPRSKREADPVREMRGFGTHRQPPGTWSDDSSLLLTTVESLLAFKSLDPRNLGERFVKWAHYGNWSPHGQAFDIGTTTRSAIERIAEGTPAHQAGARDEQSNGNGSLMRIAPIALAFWSEAPQLVIESASLASSLTHRHPRSRAACAWFCLLLRELLTGQASLPQALLDTRMAFLQHAPSELKAEYDHFQRLRDPEALTNLPQDQVQSTGYVLSSLEAALWCALRASDYTEAVLLAVNLGDDTDTTACIAGALAGCLHGIDTIPNRWSKPIARRRDVGQLIERAAATWDRPAGAA, encoded by the coding sequence GTGCTCTCTTCTCGCATTTCCGGCTGTCTCTGGGGGGCGGTCATTGGCGATGCCCTGGGAGTGCCGGTCGAATTCGAGCCTCGCTCGAAACGAGAGGCCGACCCGGTCCGCGAGATGCGCGGCTTCGGGACCCATCGGCAGCCACCGGGGACCTGGTCGGACGACTCCAGCCTCCTGCTGACCACGGTCGAAAGCCTTCTCGCCTTCAAGAGCCTGGATCCTCGCAACCTCGGAGAGCGCTTCGTCAAATGGGCCCATTATGGCAACTGGAGTCCCCACGGCCAGGCCTTTGACATCGGGACCACGACCCGCAGCGCCATCGAGCGAATCGCCGAGGGCACGCCTGCCCACCAAGCCGGAGCCAGGGATGAGCAGAGCAATGGCAACGGCTCCCTCATGCGGATCGCCCCGATCGCGCTCGCCTTTTGGAGCGAAGCGCCCCAGCTCGTGATCGAGAGCGCCTCCCTCGCCAGTTCCCTCACCCATCGGCATCCTCGCAGCCGCGCTGCCTGCGCCTGGTTTTGCCTTCTGCTCCGAGAACTGCTCACAGGACAGGCCTCACTCCCTCAGGCCCTGCTGGACACTCGGATGGCCTTTCTCCAACACGCGCCCTCCGAGCTCAAGGCGGAGTACGATCACTTCCAGCGCCTACGCGACCCGGAAGCCCTCACCAACCTGCCCCAAGACCAGGTCCAAAGCACGGGCTACGTCCTCTCGAGCTTGGAGGCCGCCCTCTGGTGCGCTCTCCGCGCCTCGGACTACACCGAGGCCGTTCTCTTGGCTGTCAATCTGGGCGACGATACCGACACCACCGCCTGCATCGCGGGAGCCCTGGCAGGTTGCCTGCACGGAATCGATACAATTCCCAATCGCTGGTCGAAGCCCATCGCGCGTCGCCGGGACGTCGGGCAGCTCATTGAAAGAGCCGCCGCCACCTGGGATCGGCCCGCAGGAGCTGCCTAA